From the genome of Candidatus Chlamydia corallus, one region includes:
- a CDS encoding valine--tRNA ligase encodes MEAEDFPKAYDFKDIEPKLYVFWEKNGMFKARTSSDKPPYSVIMPPPNVTGVLHMGHALVNTLQDVLVRYKRMSGFEVCWIPGTDHAGIATQTVVERHLQATQGKRRIEYSREEFLEHVWAWKEKSEGVILSQLRQLGCSCDWDRKHFTMEPLANRAVKKAFKTLFENGSIYRGYYLVNWDPVLQTALSDDEVEYEEKDGWLYYISYRIVGSKESIVVATTRPETLLGDTAIAVSPSDERYASWIGASVEVPFVNRQIPIIGDASVDPTFGTGAVKVTPAHDKDDYLMGINHHLPMINILTPSGGINENGGPFVGMTKEKAREEILVALEEEGLFLRKEPYKLRIGVSYRSGAVIEPYLSKQWFISVSEFRGVLREFVESKNIKIFPDDFVKNYLSWVNHLRDWCISRQLWWGHRIPVWYHKDDDARILCYDGEGIPQEVAQDPDSWYQDSDVLDTWFSSGLWPLTCLGWPDEDSPDLKKFYPTAVLVTGHDILFFWVTRMVLLCSSMTGDKPFSEVFLHGLIFGKSYKRYNEFGEWSYISGKEKLAYDMGEAPPNDVVAKWEKLSKSKGNVVDPLEMIATYGTDAVRMTLCSCANRGEQIDLDYRLFEEYKHFANKIWNGARFIFGHISDLEGKDLLKGIDENSLGLEDFYILDSFNQLIHQLEEAYATYAFDQVATLAYKFFYNDLCSTYIEIIKPILFGKQGDETSKSTKRTLLAVLLVNVLGVLHPVVPFITESLFLRMKDTLGELPKGAGDAFTRHALNMLRSRACMEAPYPTTFDVKMPEDLRESFTLAQRLVYTIRNIRGEMQLDPRLHLKAFVICGEHTDIQRYIPILQALGGLESIQLLDKEPEKSLYSFGAVDSIRLGIFVPEEHLLKEAGRLEKERVRLERAVDNLERLLGDKSFCQKANPNLVRMKEEALKNNRIELQSILDKLASFS; translated from the coding sequence ATGGAAGCAGAAGATTTTCCAAAAGCATATGATTTTAAAGATATAGAACCCAAGTTGTATGTTTTTTGGGAAAAGAATGGGATGTTTAAGGCGCGGACTTCGAGTGATAAGCCTCCGTATTCTGTAATCATGCCGCCCCCTAATGTCACTGGGGTTTTGCACATGGGTCATGCTTTGGTCAACACTCTCCAAGATGTTCTTGTGCGTTACAAGCGTATGTCAGGATTTGAGGTTTGCTGGATTCCAGGAACTGATCATGCAGGAATTGCTACCCAGACTGTAGTAGAAAGGCATCTCCAAGCTACTCAAGGTAAGCGTCGTATTGAATACAGCCGAGAAGAATTTTTAGAGCATGTTTGGGCATGGAAAGAAAAAAGCGAAGGAGTCATTCTCTCGCAATTGCGACAGCTGGGTTGTTCCTGCGATTGGGATAGGAAGCACTTTACTATGGAACCGCTTGCTAATCGTGCGGTAAAAAAAGCTTTTAAAACTCTATTTGAAAATGGTTCTATTTATCGTGGGTACTACCTTGTCAATTGGGACCCTGTCCTCCAAACAGCCCTCTCTGATGATGAGGTGGAATACGAAGAGAAAGACGGATGGCTCTATTACATTAGCTATCGTATTGTGGGTTCTAAAGAGTCTATTGTTGTAGCAACTACAAGGCCCGAAACTTTATTAGGCGACACTGCAATTGCAGTGTCACCTAGCGATGAACGCTATGCATCGTGGATTGGTGCGAGTGTTGAAGTCCCTTTTGTAAATCGTCAGATTCCTATCATTGGAGATGCTTCTGTAGATCCTACCTTTGGAACAGGAGCTGTAAAAGTCACTCCTGCTCACGATAAGGACGATTACCTTATGGGGATCAACCATCATTTACCCATGATCAATATTCTGACTCCTTCAGGGGGAATTAATGAGAATGGCGGACCTTTTGTTGGGATGACCAAGGAGAAAGCACGCGAGGAGATTCTCGTTGCCTTAGAGGAAGAAGGGTTATTTCTAAGAAAAGAACCCTATAAACTTCGTATCGGTGTTTCGTACCGATCTGGAGCTGTAATTGAGCCTTATCTTTCTAAACAGTGGTTTATCTCCGTATCAGAGTTCCGTGGAGTTTTGCGAGAGTTTGTAGAAAGTAAAAATATTAAGATTTTTCCTGACGATTTTGTTAAAAACTATCTTTCTTGGGTCAATCACCTTCGAGATTGGTGCATTAGTAGGCAGCTTTGGTGGGGGCATCGTATTCCTGTTTGGTATCATAAAGATGATGACGCACGTATCCTCTGCTATGATGGAGAAGGGATTCCCCAAGAAGTAGCTCAAGATCCTGATTCTTGGTATCAGGATTCCGATGTTCTGGACACCTGGTTCTCTTCAGGCTTATGGCCCTTGACCTGCTTGGGATGGCCTGACGAAGATTCTCCAGATTTGAAGAAATTTTATCCCACAGCTGTCTTAGTTACGGGACACGATATTTTATTTTTTTGGGTAACTCGGATGGTATTGTTATGTTCTTCGATGACAGGAGACAAACCTTTTTCTGAGGTTTTCCTTCACGGATTGATATTCGGGAAGTCTTATAAGCGCTATAACGAATTTGGCGAGTGGTCCTATATTTCTGGTAAGGAAAAGCTAGCCTATGATATGGGAGAAGCGCCTCCTAATGATGTCGTTGCGAAGTGGGAAAAGCTTTCTAAATCTAAAGGTAACGTTGTAGATCCTTTAGAGATGATTGCTACTTATGGTACAGATGCTGTACGCATGACTTTGTGTTCTTGTGCAAATCGTGGAGAGCAGATCGATCTTGATTACAGATTATTTGAAGAGTACAAGCACTTCGCGAACAAGATCTGGAACGGCGCAAGGTTTATCTTTGGTCATATCTCAGATCTCGAGGGAAAGGACCTTCTTAAAGGTATTGATGAGAACTCTTTAGGCCTTGAAGATTTTTATATCTTGGATAGTTTTAATCAGCTTATTCATCAGCTTGAGGAGGCCTATGCAACCTATGCTTTTGATCAAGTAGCAACTTTAGCTTATAAGTTTTTCTATAACGATCTTTGTTCTACCTATATTGAGATTATTAAACCCATACTCTTTGGTAAGCAGGGAGACGAAACTTCTAAATCGACCAAACGTACGTTACTCGCTGTTCTTCTTGTTAATGTGTTAGGAGTTCTTCACCCTGTAGTTCCTTTCATTACAGAATCTTTATTTTTAAGGATGAAGGATACATTAGGAGAACTTCCTAAAGGAGCAGGTGATGCATTTACACGTCACGCTTTAAATATGCTGCGCTCTCGCGCTTGTATGGAGGCTCCATATCCAACAACTTTTGATGTGAAGATGCCAGAAGATCTTAGAGAATCGTTTACTTTAGCTCAAAGGCTGGTCTATACTATTAGGAATATCCGTGGGGAGATGCAACTGGATCCGCGTTTACACCTGAAGGCTTTTGTTATTTGTGGTGAACATACGGATATACAGAGATATATTCCCATACTTCAGGCATTAGGGGGGCTAGAATCTATACAACTTTTAGATAAAGAGCCTGAAAAAAGCCTCTATAGTTTTGGTGCTGTGGATAGTATTCGCCTTGGAATTTTTGTTCCAGAAGAGCATCTTCTCAAGGAAGCAGGGCGTTTAGAAAAAGAAAGAGTTAGGTTAGAAAGAGCTGTGGACAACTTGGAGCGTTTGCTCGGTGATAAGAGTTTTTGCCAAAAGGCAAATCCTAATCTTGTGCGTATGAAAGAAGAAGCTTTAAAAAATAATCGTATAGAATTACAAAGCATTCTTGATAAGCTTGCGTCGTTTTCTTAG
- a CDS encoding ATP synthase subunit C produces MIDLSVVGPALVLGLAMIGSAIGCGIAGVASHAVMSRIDEGHGKLIGMSAMPSSQSIYGFILMLLMQAAIKNGTLSSIGGIAIGLSVGAALLISSVMQGKCCVSGIQAYARSSSIYGKCYAAIGIVESFSLFAVVFALLLL; encoded by the coding sequence ATGATTGATTTGTCTGTTGTTGGGCCTGCTTTGGTCTTAGGTCTAGCTATGATCGGAAGCGCTATAGGATGTGGAATTGCTGGTGTAGCTTCACATGCAGTAATGTCTCGGATAGATGAAGGACACGGTAAATTGATAGGAATGTCGGCGATGCCCTCATCTCAGTCTATCTACGGGTTTATTTTGATGTTGCTTATGCAGGCAGCAATAAAAAATGGAACACTATCGTCAATAGGAGGGATTGCCATAGGCTTATCTGTTGGGGCTGCCCTTTTAATATCTTCTGTTATGCAAGGAAAGTGTTGTGTAAGTGGAATCCAAGCTTATGCTCGATCTTCGTCAATATATGGAAAGTGTTATGCAGCGATTGGAATTGTCGAATCATTTTCATTGTTTGCTGTTGTTTTTGCGCTACTACTGCTCTAA
- a CDS encoding acyl-CoA dehydrogenase — MQRLELSNHFHCLLLFLRYYCSKIVFGLAFLLTVISLICLLGCSEPSLSSFTEYIGSEYTAAAQLNIEQSCLDEVHGQQVIVTWSLPSRMRKCLPVTLYLWVYYGSGKVEKLTYEVNQSAGYRVYCLKGLEYKEVQGIISYRVALCSGNQEIISRRHHLWMEVISLDAP, encoded by the coding sequence ATGCAGCGATTGGAATTGTCGAATCATTTTCATTGTTTGCTGTTGTTTTTGCGCTACTACTGCTCTAAGATTGTATTTGGGCTTGCATTTCTATTAACAGTAATAAGTTTAATTTGCTTATTAGGTTGTTCCGAGCCCTCATTATCTTCTTTTACAGAGTACATAGGTTCAGAGTATACCGCAGCAGCGCAACTCAATATTGAACAGAGTTGTCTTGATGAGGTGCATGGACAGCAAGTCATAGTTACTTGGAGTCTTCCCTCGCGCATGAGAAAATGTCTTCCTGTCACTCTGTATCTCTGGGTCTATTATGGTAGTGGTAAGGTAGAAAAACTAACCTATGAAGTAAATCAAAGTGCAGGTTATCGAGTTTATTGCCTTAAAGGACTAGAATACAAAGAAGTTCAGGGAATTATCTCCTATCGTGTGGCGTTATGCAGCGGAAATCAGGAGATTATTAGCAGGCGTCATCATCTTTGGATGGAGGTCATTTCCCTGGACGCTCCTTAA